A single Sciurus carolinensis chromosome 15, mSciCar1.2, whole genome shotgun sequence DNA region contains:
- the St8sia3 gene encoding sia-alpha-2,3-Gal-beta-1,4-GlcNAc-R:alpha 2,8-sialyltransferase, protein MRNCKMARVASVLGLVMLSVALLILSLISYVSLKKENIFTTPKYASPGAPRMYMFHAGFRSQFALKFLDPSFVPITNSLTQELQEKPSKWTFNRTAFLHQRQEILQHVDVIKNFSLTKNSVRIGQLMHYDYSSHKYVFSISNNFRSLLPDVSPILNKHYNICAVVGNSGILTGSQCGQEIDKSDFVFRCNFAPTEAFQRDVGRKTNLTTFNPSILEKYYNNLLTIQDRNNFFLSLKKLDGAILWIPAFFFHTSATVTRTLVDFFVEHRGQLKVQLAWPGNIMQHVNRYWKNKHLSPKRLSTGILMYTLASAICEEIHLYGFWPFGFDPNTREDLPYHYYDKKGTKFTTKWQESHQLPAEFQLLYRMHGEGLTKLTLSHCA, encoded by the exons ATGAGAAATTGCAAAATGGCCCGGGTCGCCAGTGTGCTGGGGCTGGTCATGCTCAGCGTCGCCCTGCTGATTTTATCGCTCATCAGCTACGTGTCCCTGAAAAAGGAGAACATCTTCACCACTCCCAAGTACGCCAGCCCGGGGGCGCCCCGAATGTACATGTTCCACGCGGGATTCCG GTCACAGTTTGCGCTGAAGTTTCTAGACCCGTCCTTTGTGCCCATTACGAATTCTCTCACCCAGGAACTCCAAGAGAAACCTTCTAAGTGGACCTTTAATCGGACAGCGTTTTTACATCAAAG gcaaGAAATTCTGCAGCATGTCgatgtaataaaaaatttttctttgaccAAGAATAGTGTTCGGATTGGACAACTGATGCACTATGATTATTCCAGCCATAAATATGTTTTCTCTATTAGCAATAACTTCCGATCACTGCTTCCAGATGTGTCACCCATTCTGAATAAGCATTATAATATTTGTGCTGTGGTTGGAAATAGTGGGATCCTGACAGGGAGCCAGTGTGGACAAGAAATAGATAAATCAGATTTTGTTTTTCGTTGCAATTTCGCCCCTACGGAGGCTTTCCAAAGAGATGTTGGAAGGAAAACCAACCTTACCACCTTCAACCCCAGCATCCTGGAAAAATATTACAACAATCTTTTGACCATACAGGACCGTAACAACTTTTTCCTCAGTTTAAAAAAGCTTGACGGGGCCATTCTTTGGATCCCTGCATTTTTCTTCCACACTTCAGCAACTGTTACCAGAACGTTAGTTGACTTTTTTGTTGAACACAGAGGTCAGTTAAAGGTCCAATTGGCTTGGCCTGGAAATATAATGCAACATGTCAACAG GTACTGGAAAAACAAACACTTGTCGCCCAAACGACTGAGCACAGGTATTCTTATGTACACCCTTGCATCAGCAATATGTGAAGAGATCCACTTGTATGGATTTTGGCCTTTTGGATTTGACCCCAACACAAGGGAAGATCTTCCATACCATTACTATGACAAAAAAGGAACCAAATTTACCACCAAGTGGCAGGAGTCTCACCAGCTGCCTGCCGAGTTTCAGCTGCTGTATCGAATGCATGGGGAAGGGCTCACCAAGCTGACTTTGTCACACTGTGCCTAA